DNA sequence from the Actinomycetota bacterium genome:
CTCCACATCTGCGGAAGCTCGTCCAGACTGCTTTTCCGCAGGAACGAGCCGATCGGCGTCAGGTGCATGTGTGTCTCGACCATGAGATGCGTCGCGATCGCGGGTGTTTCCACGCGCATCGATCTGAATTTCGGCATTCGGAAGATGCGATTGTCCTGCCCGACACGATCGGACCAATACAGGATCGGCCCGGGCGACGTCGCTTTGACGAGCACGGCGACAATGACCATGGGGACCGCGAATAGGCCGAGACCGACGCTGGCCGCCAGGATATCTGTCAATCGCTTCAGCATCAGCGGCCCAGAATCGAGGCCAGGGCGCCAATGATCCGGTCGATCTCGTCGGGCGTCATATTGGACCCCGACGGCAGACACACCCCGGTTTCGAATATATGGTCCGAAACGGAACTGTTCCCGTGGCCAAAGTAGCGAGTTCCGGCGAACACCGGCTGAAGGTGCATCGGCTTCCAGACTGGTCGTGCCTCGATCATCTCAT
Encoded proteins:
- a CDS encoding sugar transferase, giving the protein MLKRLTDILAASVGLGLFAVPMVIVAVLVKATSPGPILYWSDRVGQDNRIFRMPKFRSMRVETPAIATHLMVETHMHLTPIGSFLRKSSLDELPQMWSILMGDMTIVGPRPALFNQDDLIELRTRAGVHRLKPGLTGWAQVNGRDELPIPEKVKLDVEYLERRSIWMDLKTIFLTVERVLRSSGVSH